Genomic window (Sebastes umbrosus isolate fSebUmb1 chromosome 21, fSebUmb1.pri, whole genome shotgun sequence):
AAAAGGGGGGATGAGTGTCAGAGGATTCAAATCCAGTTCAGCAAATAAAACTGTAATTGTATCCGTGTTCTTTTCATGTAATTTCTCCCCCCAAAGCtacgtttctgccttgttggCTAAAACGTTGTGTCACGACGATGGCGTGTTTGATCCAGAGCTGAATGTCCCGCTGCAGGCGGTGCCGCCTACAGACATGCAGAGAAAACTCTGTGTCTCTATTAAGatgcatttctgtttgtttgtctgtctgtttactgCAGATGACAAATCCTGCCATTCAGAATGACTTCAGCTACTATAGGAGAACCCTGAGCCGGATGCGGATCAACAATGTACCGGTGAGCACATTatgtccctctcctctctctcagcgGCTGTAATCAATGTTTGTGATCAACTACATGACACCCCAGGTGAACATTTAACTAACAGCTACCACAGCTGGGAGTTGTCTGTATTTTTgtcttacagctttaaccctttcagagtatgttttctgttcatgacagttaattataacctttttgtcACTTAAAaatgacggccaaaatgctgaactcaaggcttcaaaacgtcagtccacaaaccaatggacgACTACGTCCacgtcttatatacagtctatgatcattgttaaaaaaacagtaacATTTTAGTGGTCAAGTAGTTTGTGATTTTATATTCCTTTAATGTTTCCATGCTGTTGGCCCTGATCAAACACAAAAATGTTCGTCCTCATGATTCATCTATACTCAAGACGACCTGATGTTGATTAAAGCCATCAGTTCTCATCATAATCCCGGCTCAGTTCAGACTGCAGCAGCGGTGATGGATGAAGTTTGCAGACTGTTAGAGCCCTCGGGAGTCAGGAGGAGTTCGGCAGGAAGCGTCTCGCAACATGAAGCCGGAGCCCCGCGGGGAGGTTCAGGGAGTTCGGAGCACAAAGTGTCGGGCAGCGGCGCGTGGCGGCAGAAACTGATCCCAAATCAGTAGCGTGGCCCAAACCCTCTAGAGAGGAAACTCCCGGTCAATGTGGAGACAGTGCAGTAGATGTAACCAAAGACAAAACCCCTAATCTAGTCAGTGTTTCAGATGCGTTTAAATAGAGAATGTGATTCCCCCACATGGATACATGTAGCGCTGATAATGCAGGATGACATCACCAAAACTGTCCAATCGATGATTTACGGGCTAGTCCACGTGACTTCCTGTTTACGGCTGATCTAAAAGGCAAATTAGCGCCCTAAAAGTCCGAGACCTGCCAGTGTCCCTTCTATTATTTGTGGTTTAAGTGCCTTAAAAATGAAGCATCTCACTCGATTCTATTAAAGTGTTGGATGTTCACTTTATTGATTGCAGACAATAGCTTTCACATGAAATTCAAGGACACATCCACTCTCCTATATCATGCATGCAGCACTTCACCAGATATACTTCTTTATTCAGCAGCCTCAAGGACATTTAAAAGATACTTTAATGCAGGAAATGGTGAGATTTCAATGTTTCTGCGAGCCGCTCTTAGTTTTGACCGTCTGACAGGAGGTTTTATTCTCCAAACCAGAATGTGCCATTAGGCAAATGGGCCCAGACAAGTTGTCGTTAGGACCTGTCACTGCTGAGAGACGCTCCGGCAGCCGTCCTCTCACACAACGGCAGCATTTTAGTCACCGCTCAGACAACTGAATCATTCAGACATCTGAGATGAAACACATCTGTCCCCGCGGTAACAAAGTCTTTGAGCTCATATGTCATCATTTGTTAAAACATGAATTGGTTTGAATTTTTTGGGGAGCTTATTCCTATTCTGTCAGTGTTCtcgtggagaaaaaaaaaaggcaagaaaGGATCTTATTATTTAAATGCGCAGACAAATTTAGAACAGACTGTTCAAGAGACACCTTGTTCTTTGTTACCCGCCAGGTGTTTTCAATGTCTCGCTCAGTCTGAAACTATAAAGCGGCAGGATGAGTTAGTCAGCTGGGGAACCGGGAGGAGCAGCAGGGCTCGCTGATGTGGTTTACATCACTATTTCTCACTTATTAAATTCCTTTAATGTACAATCTACCGGAGCTGCATGACAACGGCAAGCGTGACGCCAAACACAACTTCTAATGTTTCAACATTTTATGTTTCATGCTTCCTTAAGAGGTTTCAAATAGAAGTATCTCATTATATATGTTAATAACAGAATTGTCTTTTCACAGTAAAGAGCAGTTCACAGCAGCAGCTTTATTAAAGCCCGTCACTCATCTGTCTCATGGAAAGGATATATTATGTTTCTGTAAACGCATCAATCCACTTATTTGGGGTAAGACCGACACAAGAGCTCCTCATGAGCTCCAGGGTCTCTGTCCTGTAGctgaccctgacctttgacctgagaacttgcaaaaaagaaaagagtttcacaataaaattaaatttttttttttatgattttcaggCGGAGGGTGAGAATGAAGTCAACAATGAACTGGCCAATCGGATATCTCTGTTCTACGCCGATGCCACGCCCATGCTGAAAGCGTTAAGTGACGGCACGACGAAGTTCGTATCAGAGGTGAGACTGACGGGTGAAAGCAGTGAACACTTTGAAACAGATGTGTGAAAGCATCCTCTCATTTCTccgtctgtcttttttttttacagaacaaGAACCTGCCTATTGAGAACACGACAGACTGCTTAAGCACGATGGCGAGTGTTTGTAAAGTCATGTTGGAAACACCGTAAGTGACTTCCTGCATCGCTAAGAGCGGCTTCAGTTCTCGTTCTTTACGATCTCGTGTTTAATCCCTTCGTCGTGTCTTTGCAGGGAGTACCGCAGCCGGTTCACCAGTGAGGAGACGGTGTCTTTCTGCCTCCGGGTGATGGTCGGGGTCATCATCCTCTACGACTACGTCCATCCTGTAGGAGCTTTTGCAAAGTCGTCCAAAATCGACGTGAGTACGGTCACGTTCAGTCGTGGAAGAAGCATTCAGAttctttactgcagtaaaagctttttaaatagtttatttagctGAAGAAGTAGAGGAACACATAAAGAAATACTTCAGCATCAGAAACATTCAAATTCATGATTTCATCATTCATATGTTTTCTGAACAGGATGGGTATGAAAatagtataaagtacaataattgtagaagtttaaagtagcataaaatggtcCCTTGGATTTGTACTTtagtacagtatttgagtaaattcACCACCACTGGCCATGTTCGCTCCACTATCCCACTTCACAGCTTGCCATATACAGCTGACAGTGTGTCTCTTCTTCCTCAGATGAAAGGCTGCATCAAAGTCCTCAAAGATCAGCCTCCGAACAGCGTAGAAGGCCTTCTCAACGCTCTCAGGTAAGCTCATGTTGAAATCAAATTGTGTTTTCCCCCCACAGCCCAGCATGTAATGGGATTGTGGCTACAGTTGGGTCTTTCATTGAGAGAGGAGCAGGCTGCTCATGCTGTGAGTTGAATGATATTGGTGCCTGTTCATGAGCAGCAGACAGACCTCTTGGTTTATTTCACAGTGACTCATTCGCTGCTCAGTCCAGCAGGGACTCGGTCAGCTGTGAGCGCTCTGTGCCAGATCCGGGTTGGGTGTCGAAGCCTCTCCAGAAAGGCCGATTACATCTGACACCTCGTCCTCCCTCACGGTCTCCCAATTTTTTACCCGCCTCGCCTAACGCTCACAGCTGCTCGAGATGACGGGGTCATGCCTGTAGTGACCTCACATCTGTATCTCTGTGTCGGGGCCTGAGGCCGGCGCTACCCGGTCacagaaatatttttcttttattggttTCATCTCTGATCCGACAGAAGACGACAAAATATAGTAGATGTATGTagcggtggaaagtaactaagtacatttattcaagtactgtacttaaataaatgtaaatttaacTTAGAGATACCAttttatactactttatacttttactagTCTACATTTAAAAGTGGAATATTTAatcttttactccactacagcTATAGTTACCTGTTACTTTTCAGATcaagattttacataaaaaatataagattataaaatacataattataGATTTATAGTGCAGTGCTTCCCAGTGCTTGTTTGAAAAGCAGTGTGTATTTCGGGCCCCTTTTCATGTTTCAGATGTCTGAGTTACATGAAAGAGAGCTTTCCCATCAGATGGTTTTATTTCAATGACAGTTTGAGGCCCAAAGAGTTCAAATGATCtaatatatttgaaaaaatgaataaaagaatgCTAATTTGTGTAGAAGaactaagtcattttttaagcaataatgttaaatatgtgttggttgcagcttctcagatgtgaggATATGAAGCTTTTCTTTATCGTAcatgaaagtaaactgaaatctatccatctatccatctatcaatctatcaatccatccatccatccatccagccgtGTGTTTTGCAGTGTTggattggtacttttacttaaaggaatacttcacccacaaaatgaccatttgtatatcaataaCTCACCCTGTGTTAACTTGAATTCTTGCATGCTTCCACGGCTAACAGAGAAtcaaaaaactgagaaaaatctCACGCTTGCGCAGGTGCACTACTCGtccgaagtgttttaaataCTAAGGATTttaatgtgcatgtgttttgggaaggagtgagcatacgactggataaatgacaCTTTGGTTATACTactcattttgtgttgattttggcggcccctgtggacaaaagcggtagtgtttctgagcaccagactccctttagaaaacatctaattttactgcagcagggtctgacagtctgccccgctcagtcctggttctggttccccCGTGCCACCTTTCTGCTTTACTTAATTTTCTTATTAAGAATAACTATTTAGAAATAGCCAgacttctcgctgatggtcttgtttacttatgtaggtcatataggtgcatcagtattaaattaaGACTATTTCATAGCCAGTTAAATGTTCCTTTTAGTGACTTTAACATAGttcatttaattcaattcacCAAGACTCTTCTCAGTTTTTGTATTCCTCGTTCACAACTGaagttttcttcacagattCACGGTAACGGGGTGAGTAATTTATATACAAATGGGTGAGGTATTGTTTTAAGTAAACGATCCGGATGTGCAGGAAGATGTGATCTGGCCACTGATTTATTTCTCTCACCTGCAGGTACACAACCAAGCATCTGAACGATGAATCAACCAACAAGACTATCAAGAGCATGCTGCAGTAGACTGAGCTTTCTACGACTGCTTGCCTCACACCCTGCTGGGGGGAGACGCCACTCTCCTGACTGATGTCGGTGCACagaatgtttttgctttttttatttttttaatggaaaaagAGCTACAGCTCCGCCCTCTTTTATAATGCAAAATGCTACTGCCATTATGAACATCTTTTTCTGTGCCAAAAAGATGTTGCTGAGATGTAATGTTTTCGATAAAAGGCCATGCGACAATGGCAGCTAATGAAAGCATTGTGGATCCTCTGGTGTTTTTAAACTTGTTTTTCCCTCTATAAGGGACGGGAGTGTTTTGACTTGAAAATTtaaaagagagagatatatagagaagtatatattatttttgtttgattCGTTATTTAATATTACATCCTCTGCATGATGAAAATGATGTcttttccttctatttaaaaaaaactaatggtTCAGTTTAATTTGTCTGCTCTATTGTGcattattaaatgttttgttattgaAATGGTACTTGTCGAAATGAGATTTAAGAGtactgtttatattttttataggtTTTAATTTGTGCATTCTTTTTCATAGTtgtgttgtatttttcatttgaaaacTTTAAACTGTGATGTTTGCAAAATCAAATTTAAATTGGGAGGTCAGTACTGTAAATGGACAGTATGATGTGGCTGGAGGAATTAAAAGGAGAACTCTTGTTTTCTACAACGCGCCTTGTCGGGTTTGATCTGTTATCTCATGTCGTCGTCGTCTCCGGGTGGCTGAGAGGaagcttcttttcttcttctcgtGAAAAGCAGTGAAATACAGCTTCTCATGCTCAACCACCAGATCTCACAGCCTGATTAAAtacacacaatgacacacacagaggcagttTATTTTCCTTGAAATTACCTCTGCTACTAGGAAGAGTTTGGCAGTATGCATTTTAGCGTCTTTAAGCTCATTGTTTCGGTTTTTGGGtcgcaactttactgttttggttcactcttaCTGCTCtgaccggctgctggctgtagcttcatatttaccgcaCAAACATTAAagtggtgtcaatcttctcCTCCGACGTAGTAAGAAAACGTGTATttaccaaaatgttgaactatttcaTGAAGCAGTAATGAGCCAACATTAACAAGATTGAATAGATCAGTTCCAGCCTCATGAAAGATAGGTTGTTAGAgaaaacagataaagaaaaatatcCATTTAAGCATTTGTTACATATTCACTGAATGTGCTTCTACATTTGAGctcattttgctttttgtgACCACTCTACGTCTATTCTAGTTAATGGCTCATTAAGAAACATCTTTGTGGAGATGTCAGTGACAAGTGGGCATCTCTCTTTCATCAACATCCATTATTCCTTCCCTCCATCGCAGCTTTTTACTCTCCTTCAGTAAGACGGAACAGAAATACCCTTTCAGTTCATTTTCAGTCAGCTaacctttctgtttttttttagttttttttccctctcctggCTCCAGTAGTGCTTTAGAGTGAGAAGGGGGCTACTGTTGGGTGGGCACTGCAGCACTATCAGCAGAGAACTTCTCATGGTCAAAGACAGAGCGGCAGCAGAGTGTGGATGGATTGGGTGTGTCCTCTGCAGCATCACTGCACTAACAGACATGACAGAGGAAGGAAACGGGAGGGAGGAAATAAAGTGGTTTAATCTTGGGGTGGATTTTAAAGTCCTTGAGGGAGAGCGAGGTAAAATATGGGAAAGTGCTGCCCCCATAGCTTGTGTTGCATTTAtctaatgaatgaatgcagcttAAATCTGGTTAGAGGATGCAacactcaacaaaaaaaaaagctgcctgTTCGTCACCGTGACAACTTCTCAGTGGGCAGCGGTAACCTTGTTCTGATCTCCCACCGTGACCCTCGATGCAGAGGCTCTCACTCATCCTGCAGCATCAGCTGCTGCAGGCGGAGACGACAGCGCTGATATCCAGATGAATGAACTCTTTCTCAGGGAGGGCTGTTGTATTTAATCTAACAACAAGACGGTCGTTCCTCTGAGGAGTTTTTAGATTCATAAGACCTGAAAATGATGCTGTTTAAAGGCGTGGCTCCTGGCTTGTgatgaagttaaaaaaaaaaaggtgcaccAAGCCTCCAAACTGCACTTTACACCCAGATGGTATTACAGATTGATACTGGAGGAAATTAATTTTATTCTCTAATCAAGTCAAGCCCATGTGATTTATAGagtccaatatcacaaatcacaaatctgCCTCAAAATATCATCTGTACAATTTACGACACCCTCGTttcagatgaggaaaaactccGCCCAAacaaccttttaacagggaagaaaatacagaaaaaccTCATGAAGAGCACAATAAAATTATAGTACGACAATCAGGATAACAAAAGTATAGATTGATCTACTCTCCTTTATATCATG
Coding sequences:
- the fam49bb gene encoding CYFIP-related Rac1 interactor B isoform X1, whose translation is MCASAGKAWMIRYRNMGNLLKVLTCTDLEQEPNFFLDFENAQPTDAEREVWEQVDVVLKDAKGILDELQAYKGAGQEIREAIQNPNDEGLQDQAWAAVVPLVGKLKKFYQFSQRLEAALHSLLGALTSETYDDPTQHLEREQALAKQFAEILHFTLRFDELKMTNPAIQNDFSYYRRTLSRMRINNVPAEGENEVNNELANRISLFYADATPMLKALSDGTTKFVSENKNLPIENTTDCLSTMASVCKVMLETPEYRSRFTSEETVSFCLRVMVGVIILYDYVHPVGAFAKSSKIDMKGCIKVLKDQPPNSVEGLLNALRYTTKHLNDESTNKTIKSMLQ
- the fam49bb gene encoding CYFIP-related Rac1 interactor B isoform X2 → MGNLLKVLTCTDLEQEPNFFLDFENAQPTDAEREVWEQVDVVLKDAKGILDELQAYKGAGQEIREAIQNPNDEGLQDQAWAAVVPLVGKLKKFYQFSQRLEAALHSLLGALTSETYDDPTQHLEREQALAKQFAEILHFTLRFDELKMTNPAIQNDFSYYRRTLSRMRINNVPAEGENEVNNELANRISLFYADATPMLKALSDGTTKFVSENKNLPIENTTDCLSTMASVCKVMLETPEYRSRFTSEETVSFCLRVMVGVIILYDYVHPVGAFAKSSKIDMKGCIKVLKDQPPNSVEGLLNALRYTTKHLNDESTNKTIKSMLQ